From a region of the Mycolicibacterium sp. MU0050 genome:
- the cobN gene encoding cobaltochelatase subunit CobN: protein MLSTSDTDLITARASGANYRWANPSRLLVDDLPDLLAGVDVAVVRILGGYRAWEEGIDAVVASGVPAVIISGEQAPDADLMARSTVPAGIAVQAHVYVAQGGVENITNLHAFLSDTVLMTGVGFEPPIETPMWGELARTATVPVSADAPTVAVLYYRAQQLAGNTAYVEALCAALEAAGARPLPLYCASLRTAEPDLLERLRAADSMIVTVLAAGGARPATAGAGGDDDSWNVEHLAALDITILQGLCLTSPRQQWEANDDGMSPLDVATQVAVPEFDGRIVTVPFSFKEIDDDGLISYVADPERCARVAGLAVRQARLRHIPSAEKKVALVFSAYPTKHARIGNAVGLDTPASAVALLRAMRTAGYQIGADLPGVDSGDGDALVHALIERGGQDPDWLTEGQLEGNPIRLPAAEYRKWFATLPKDFADAVVEHWGPPPGELFVDRSRDPDGEIVIAAMRSGNVVLLVQPPRGFGENPVAIYHDPDLPPSHHYLAAYRWIDTGFGADAVVHIGKHGNLEWLPGKTLGMSASCGADAALGDLPLIYPFLVNDPGEGTQAKRRAHAVLVDHLIPPMARAETYGDIARLEQLLDEHANVSALDPGKLPAIRQQIWTLMRAAKMDHDLGLEDRPDEDSFDDMLLHVDGWLCEIKDVQIRDGLHILGQKPTGETELDLVLAILRARQLFGGEQSVPGLRQALGLAEDGNDARDSVDAAESAARGLVAALQDSGWDADAVDGLTDNPEVAAVLRFAATEVVPRLAGTSEEITQVLRALEGRFIAAGPSGSPLRGLVNVLPTGRNFYSVDPKAVPSKLAWETGVAMADSLLARYRDDYGKWPESVGLSVWGTSAMRTAGDDIAEVLALLGVRPVWDEASRRVVDLEAIALAELGRPRIDVTVRISGFFRDAFPHVVTMLDDAVQLVADLDEPAEDNYVRAHSQADLTEHGDRRRSTTRIFGSKPGTYGAGLLQLIDSRNWRDDNDLAQVYTAWGGFAYGRDLDGAPASDEMNRAYRRIAVAAKNTDTREHDIADSDDYFQYHGGMIATVRALTGKDPAAYIGDNTRPDAVRTRTLSEETTRVFRARVVNPRWMAAMRRHGYKGAFEMAATVDYLFGYDATAHVMADWMYEQLTESYVLDPENRKFMTESNPWALHGMAERLLEAVDRGMWEQPDARTLAGLRQALLEAEGDLEG, encoded by the coding sequence ATGCTGTCGACCTCCGATACCGACCTGATCACCGCCCGGGCCAGCGGCGCCAACTACCGGTGGGCCAATCCGTCGCGGTTGCTCGTCGACGACCTGCCCGACCTGCTCGCCGGCGTCGACGTCGCCGTGGTCCGCATCCTCGGCGGCTACCGCGCCTGGGAGGAAGGCATCGACGCCGTGGTGGCCAGCGGAGTCCCCGCGGTGATCATCAGCGGCGAGCAGGCGCCCGACGCCGATCTGATGGCGCGGTCGACGGTGCCCGCCGGCATCGCGGTGCAGGCCCACGTCTACGTGGCCCAGGGCGGCGTCGAGAACATCACGAACCTGCACGCGTTCCTGTCCGACACCGTGTTGATGACGGGCGTCGGCTTCGAACCGCCCATCGAGACCCCGATGTGGGGCGAACTGGCGCGCACCGCAACGGTTCCGGTCAGCGCCGACGCACCGACGGTGGCGGTGCTCTACTACCGTGCCCAGCAGTTGGCGGGCAACACGGCCTACGTCGAGGCGCTGTGCGCGGCGCTCGAGGCCGCCGGCGCGCGGCCGCTGCCGCTGTACTGTGCCTCGCTGCGCACCGCCGAACCCGACCTGCTCGAGCGGCTGCGCGCGGCCGACTCGATGATCGTCACCGTGCTCGCGGCCGGCGGGGCGCGCCCGGCCACCGCCGGGGCCGGCGGCGACGACGACAGCTGGAACGTCGAACACCTTGCCGCACTGGACATCACGATCCTGCAGGGGCTGTGCCTGACCTCGCCGCGGCAGCAGTGGGAAGCCAACGACGACGGTATGAGCCCGTTGGACGTCGCGACCCAGGTGGCCGTCCCCGAGTTCGACGGACGGATCGTGACGGTGCCGTTCTCGTTCAAGGAGATCGACGACGACGGGCTGATCTCGTATGTCGCCGACCCGGAGCGGTGCGCCCGGGTGGCCGGACTGGCGGTGCGCCAGGCCCGGCTGCGCCACATCCCGAGCGCCGAAAAGAAGGTGGCGCTGGTCTTTTCGGCCTATCCCACCAAGCATGCCCGGATCGGCAACGCGGTGGGGTTGGACACCCCGGCCAGCGCCGTGGCGCTGCTGCGCGCGATGCGCACCGCCGGCTACCAGATCGGCGCGGACCTTCCGGGGGTGGACAGCGGAGACGGGGACGCCCTGGTGCACGCGCTGATCGAGCGCGGCGGCCAGGACCCGGACTGGTTGACCGAGGGGCAGCTGGAGGGCAATCCGATCCGGTTGCCGGCCGCCGAGTACCGGAAGTGGTTCGCCACGCTCCCCAAGGACTTCGCCGACGCCGTCGTCGAACACTGGGGCCCGCCGCCGGGGGAGCTCTTCGTCGACCGCAGCCGCGACCCCGACGGTGAGATCGTCATCGCGGCAATGCGATCCGGCAACGTGGTGCTGCTGGTGCAGCCGCCGCGCGGCTTCGGGGAGAACCCGGTGGCCATCTACCACGACCCGGATCTGCCGCCCAGCCATCACTACCTGGCGGCCTACCGGTGGATCGACACCGGCTTCGGCGCCGACGCCGTGGTGCACATCGGCAAGCACGGCAACCTGGAATGGCTGCCCGGCAAGACCCTCGGCATGTCGGCGTCCTGCGGCGCCGACGCGGCCCTGGGTGATCTGCCGCTGATCTACCCCTTCCTGGTCAACGATCCGGGGGAGGGCACCCAGGCCAAGCGGCGGGCGCACGCGGTGCTCGTCGACCACCTGATCCCGCCGATGGCGCGGGCCGAAACCTACGGCGACATCGCCCGGTTGGAGCAGTTGCTCGACGAGCATGCGAACGTGTCCGCGCTGGACCCGGGCAAGCTGCCCGCCATCCGCCAGCAGATCTGGACGCTGATGCGCGCGGCGAAGATGGACCACGACCTGGGCCTCGAGGATCGGCCCGATGAGGATTCGTTCGACGACATGCTGCTGCACGTCGACGGCTGGCTGTGCGAGATCAAGGACGTGCAGATCCGCGACGGGCTGCATATCCTCGGCCAAAAGCCCACCGGCGAAACCGAATTGGATCTGGTGCTGGCCATCCTGCGGGCCCGCCAGCTGTTCGGCGGTGAGCAGTCCGTTCCCGGCCTGCGCCAGGCGTTGGGACTGGCCGAGGACGGCAACGACGCCCGGGACTCGGTCGACGCCGCCGAGAGCGCGGCGCGGGGGTTGGTGGCAGCGCTGCAGGACAGCGGCTGGGACGCCGATGCGGTCGACGGGCTGACCGACAACCCCGAGGTGGCCGCGGTGCTGCGCTTCGCGGCCACCGAGGTGGTGCCGCGGCTGGCGGGCACCTCCGAGGAGATCACGCAGGTGCTCCGCGCGCTGGAGGGTCGGTTCATCGCCGCCGGCCCGTCAGGGTCCCCGCTGCGCGGCCTGGTCAACGTGCTGCCGACCGGACGCAACTTCTACTCGGTGGATCCCAAGGCGGTACCGTCGAAGCTGGCCTGGGAAACCGGTGTGGCCATGGCGGATTCGTTGCTGGCCCGCTACCGCGACGACTACGGGAAGTGGCCGGAGTCGGTGGGCCTGTCGGTGTGGGGCACCTCCGCCATGCGCACCGCCGGCGACGACATCGCCGAGGTGCTCGCGCTGCTGGGCGTGCGTCCGGTGTGGGACGAGGCGTCGCGCCGCGTCGTCGATCTCGAGGCCATCGCGCTCGCCGAACTGGGCCGCCCCCGCATCGACGTCACGGTGCGCATCTCGGGCTTCTTCCGCGACGCCTTCCCGCACGTCGTCACCATGCTCGACGACGCGGTGCAACTGGTCGCCGATCTCGACGAGCCCGCCGAGGACAACTACGTGCGCGCGCACAGCCAGGCCGACCTGACCGAGCACGGCGACCGGCGGCGGTCGACCACCCGGATCTTCGGCTCCAAGCCGGGCACCTACGGTGCGGGCCTGCTGCAGCTCATCGACAGCCGCAACTGGCGCGACGACAACGACCTGGCGCAGGTGTACACCGCCTGGGGCGGCTTCGCCTACGGGCGCGACCTGGACGGCGCCCCGGCCTCCGACGAGATGAACCGCGCCTACCGCCGCATCGCGGTGGCGGCGAAGAACACCGACACCCGCGAGCACGACATCGCCGACTCCGACGACTATTTCCAGTACCACGGCGGCATGATCGCCACGGTGCGCGCGCTCACGGGTAAGGACCCGGCCGCCTACATCGGCGACAACACCCGCCCGGACGCCGTGCGGACCCGCACGCTGAGCGAGGAGACCACCCGGGTGTTCCGCGCGCGGGTGGTCAACCCGCGGTGGATGGCGGCGATGCGTCGGCACGGCTACAAGGGCGCCTTCGAGATGGCGGCCACCGTGGACTACCTGTTCGGCTACGACGCGACCGCGCATGTGATGGCCGACTGGATGTACGAGCAGCTGACCGAGAGCTACGTGCTGGACCCGGAGAACCGTAAGTTCATGACCGAATCCAATCCGTGGGCGCTGCACGGGATGGCCGAGCGGTTGCTCGAGGCGGTGGACCGCGGGATGTGGGAGCAGCCCGACGCGAGGACCCTCGCCGGCCTGCGCCAGGCGCTGCTGGAGGCCGAGGGCGACCTCGAAGGCTGA
- the cobG gene encoding precorrin-3B synthase has protein sequence MVRTRSDDACPGALSLHEAADGALARVRLPGGMLTPAQLQTLAVTARDHGAGTLELTGRGNVQIRGIVGASAAAAVAQAVAGAGLLPSPSHERVRNIVASPLSGRVGGAGDVRELVAALDAGLRADPALAGLPGRFWFGLDDGRGDISGLGTDIGVRLRGDDAELQIAGRDTGLRVPHDGVIAELLGAARRFSAMRGNAWRVTELADPAAVFAGAVPGPAPAPSPRPPVGWFQQVDGRIALGAGVPLGVLPARTAEFLAAIEAPLAITPWRSVLVFDLDDGVADTALRVLAPLGLVFDENSPWLSVSACTGSPGCARSGADVRADAARAVESGDLGPGHRHYVGCDRACGSPAEGQVFIATPDGYRPRVAHP, from the coding sequence GTGGTCCGGACCCGCAGCGACGACGCCTGCCCCGGCGCGCTGAGCTTGCACGAGGCCGCCGACGGGGCGCTGGCCCGCGTCCGGCTGCCCGGCGGCATGCTGACCCCCGCGCAGCTGCAGACGTTGGCGGTGACCGCCCGCGACCACGGTGCCGGCACGCTCGAGCTGACCGGCCGCGGCAACGTCCAGATCCGCGGCATCGTGGGCGCCTCGGCCGCCGCGGCGGTGGCTCAGGCCGTCGCGGGGGCGGGGCTGCTGCCGTCGCCGAGCCACGAGCGGGTGCGCAACATCGTGGCCTCCCCGCTGTCCGGCCGCGTCGGCGGGGCCGGCGACGTGCGGGAGCTGGTCGCCGCGCTGGACGCTGGGCTGCGCGCCGATCCGGCGCTGGCGGGCCTGCCTGGGCGGTTCTGGTTCGGGCTCGACGACGGCCGGGGCGACATCAGCGGGCTGGGCACCGACATCGGGGTGCGGCTGCGCGGAGACGACGCCGAACTCCAGATCGCCGGGCGCGACACCGGGCTGCGGGTGCCGCACGACGGGGTGATCGCCGAGCTGCTGGGTGCCGCCCGGCGGTTTTCCGCGATGCGCGGCAATGCCTGGCGGGTCACCGAATTGGCCGATCCCGCAGCGGTGTTCGCGGGTGCGGTGCCCGGGCCCGCCCCGGCCCCGTCGCCGCGGCCCCCGGTCGGGTGGTTCCAGCAGGTCGACGGCCGGATCGCGCTGGGCGCGGGCGTCCCGCTGGGGGTGCTGCCCGCGCGCACCGCGGAGTTCCTGGCCGCCATCGAGGCGCCGCTGGCGATCACACCGTGGCGCTCGGTGCTGGTGTTTGACCTCGACGACGGGGTGGCCGACACGGCGCTGCGGGTGCTGGCGCCGCTGGGGCTGGTCTTCGACGAGAACTCGCCGTGGCTGTCGGTGAGCGCGTGTACCGGAAGCCCCGGCTGCGCACGCTCGGGTGCCGACGTGCGCGCCGATGCCGCCCGGGCCGTCGAGTCGGGTGACCTCGGGCCGGGTCATCGGCACTACGTCGGGTGCGACCGGGCGTGCGGCAGCCCGGCCGAGGGGCAGGTGTTCATCGCCACGCCGGACGGATATCGGCCGCGCGTCGCCCACCCGTAG
- a CDS encoding precorrin-8X methylmutase gives MLDYIRDAAEIYRQSFATIRAEADLARFPDDVSRVVVRLIHTCGQVDVAEHVAFTADVVTRAHAALAAGAPVLCDSSMVAAGITASRLPAANEVVSLVADPRAPERAAATGNTRSAAGVELWADRLGGAVVAIGNAPTALFRLLELVDEGVPAPAAVLGGPVGFVGSAQSKQELIDCPRGMEYLVVTGRRGGSAMAAAAVNAIASERE, from the coding sequence GTGCTCGACTACATCCGCGATGCCGCGGAGATCTACCGGCAATCGTTTGCGACCATTCGCGCCGAGGCCGACCTGGCCCGATTTCCCGACGACGTGTCCCGGGTGGTGGTGCGGTTGATCCACACCTGCGGGCAGGTCGACGTCGCCGAGCACGTCGCGTTCACCGCCGACGTCGTGACCCGTGCGCATGCGGCGCTGGCCGCCGGGGCGCCGGTGCTGTGCGACTCGTCGATGGTCGCGGCGGGCATCACCGCGAGCCGCCTGCCGGCCGCCAACGAGGTGGTGTCGCTGGTCGCCGATCCGCGGGCCCCTGAACGCGCCGCGGCCACCGGCAACACCCGCTCGGCGGCCGGGGTGGAACTGTGGGCCGACCGCCTCGGCGGCGCGGTCGTCGCCATCGGCAACGCCCCGACCGCCCTGTTCCGGCTGCTCGAACTGGTCGACGAGGGCGTCCCGGCGCCCGCGGCGGTGCTCGGCGGGCCCGTCGGCTTCGTCGGCTCGGCGCAGTCCAAGCAGGAACTCATCGACTGCCCGCGCGGCATGGAATATCTGGTGGTGACCGGTCGGCGGGGCGGCAGCGCGATGGCCGCGGCGGCCGTCAACGCGATCGCGAGCGAGCGCGAATGA
- a CDS encoding precorrin-2 C(20)-methyltransferase gives MTGTLWGVGLGPGDPELVTVKAAKVIGAADVVAYHSARHGRSIARSIAEPYLRAGQLEEHLVYPVTTETTAHPGGYAGAMEDFYREAAERIAAHLDAGRDVALLAEGDPLFYSSYMHMHTRLTERFNAVIVPGVTSVSAASAAIATPLVQGDEVLSILPGTLPTAELARRLADSDAAVILKLGRSFPSVREALGSAGLLEDAFYVERASTTAQRVLPVAEVAAEKVPYFSLTMVPGGRRRAATTGSVAVVGLGPGDPKWVTPQTRRELAAATDLIGYGPYLDRVSVRDGQCLHPSDNTDEPARARLACRLAEQGRTVAVVSSGDPGVFAMATAVLEEAEQWPGVAVRVIPAMTAAQAVASRVGAPLGHDYAVISLSDRLKPWDVIARRLTAAAAADLVLAIYNPASRTRTWQVAAMRDLLLEHRDPGTPVVIGRDVSGPDEQVRIVRLADLDPAEVDMRCLLIIGSSQTRWHGDRVFTPRNYPASD, from the coding sequence ATGACCGGAACGCTCTGGGGTGTGGGGCTGGGCCCCGGCGACCCCGAACTAGTCACCGTCAAGGCCGCCAAGGTGATCGGCGCCGCCGACGTGGTGGCTTATCACAGCGCGCGGCACGGCCGCAGCATCGCCCGCTCCATCGCGGAGCCGTATCTGCGGGCCGGGCAGCTCGAGGAGCACCTGGTGTATCCGGTGACCACCGAGACCACCGCGCATCCCGGCGGATACGCGGGGGCCATGGAGGACTTCTACCGGGAGGCCGCCGAGCGCATCGCGGCCCATCTCGATGCGGGCCGCGACGTCGCGCTGCTCGCCGAGGGTGACCCGCTGTTCTACAGCAGTTACATGCACATGCACACCCGCCTGACCGAGCGCTTCAACGCCGTCATCGTGCCCGGCGTGACGTCGGTGAGCGCGGCCTCGGCGGCGATCGCCACGCCGCTGGTGCAGGGCGACGAGGTGTTGTCGATCCTGCCCGGCACGCTGCCCACCGCCGAGCTGGCGCGGCGGCTGGCCGACAGCGACGCGGCGGTGATCCTGAAGCTGGGGCGGTCGTTCCCGTCGGTGCGGGAGGCGCTGGGATCGGCCGGTCTGCTCGAGGACGCGTTCTACGTCGAGCGCGCCAGCACCACCGCGCAGCGGGTGCTGCCGGTCGCCGAGGTGGCGGCCGAGAAGGTGCCGTACTTCTCGCTGACCATGGTGCCCGGCGGGCGTCGTCGCGCAGCGACGACCGGATCGGTGGCGGTCGTCGGGCTGGGCCCGGGCGACCCGAAGTGGGTGACCCCGCAGACCCGCCGCGAGCTGGCGGCGGCCACCGACCTGATCGGCTACGGGCCCTACCTCGACCGGGTGTCGGTCCGCGACGGGCAGTGCCTGCACCCCAGCGACAACACCGACGAGCCTGCCCGCGCGCGGTTGGCGTGCCGCCTGGCCGAGCAGGGCCGCACGGTGGCGGTGGTGTCCTCGGGTGATCCGGGGGTGTTCGCGATGGCCACCGCGGTGCTCGAGGAGGCGGAACAATGGCCCGGCGTCGCGGTGCGGGTGATCCCGGCGATGACCGCCGCCCAGGCGGTGGCCAGCCGGGTCGGCGCCCCGTTGGGGCACGACTACGCGGTGATCTCGCTGTCGGACCGGCTCAAGCCGTGGGACGTGATCGCGCGGCGGCTGACCGCGGCCGCGGCGGCCGATCTGGTGTTGGCCATCTACAACCCCGCGTCGCGGACCCGGACCTGGCAGGTGGCCGCGATGCGGGACCTGCTGCTCGAGCACCGTGATCCGGGCACCCCGGTGGTGATCGGCCGCGACGTCTCCGGCCCCGACGAACAGGTCCGCATCGTGCGGCTGGCGGACCTGGATCCGGCCGAGGTCGACATGCGCTGCCTGCTGATCATCGGTTCGTCGCAGACCCGCTGGCACGGCGACCGCGTCTTCACCCCGCGCAACTACCCCGCTTCGGACTGA
- a CDS encoding SDR family NAD(P)-dependent oxidoreductase, with amino-acid sequence MNDTGAGVVVIFGGRSEIGLEVALRLAPGATVVLAVRRRDGLDQQVERLRAAGATAVQLCDFDADDLAAQPGLLDALTAAHGPIGTAVLAFGVLGDQARAETDAAHAAAVVHTDYVAQVHLLTLLAARMRAVGSGRIVVFSSVAGARVRRANYVYGSAKAGLDGFASGLGDALHGTGVHLLVVRPGFVIGRMTEGMDPAPLSSTPEQVAAATVKALAKGKTSVWVPRAVGVLGFAARFVPRPIWRRMPR; translated from the coding sequence ATGAACGACACGGGTGCCGGTGTGGTCGTGATTTTCGGCGGGCGCAGCGAGATCGGCCTCGAGGTGGCGCTGCGGCTGGCGCCCGGGGCCACGGTGGTGCTGGCGGTGCGTCGGCGAGACGGCTTGGACCAGCAGGTCGAGCGGCTGCGCGCGGCCGGCGCGACGGCGGTGCAGCTGTGCGACTTCGATGCCGACGACCTGGCGGCCCAGCCGGGGCTGCTCGATGCGCTGACCGCCGCGCACGGGCCCATCGGCACCGCGGTGCTGGCATTCGGGGTACTCGGGGACCAGGCCCGCGCCGAGACCGACGCCGCGCACGCCGCCGCGGTCGTGCACACCGACTACGTCGCCCAGGTGCACCTGCTGACGCTGCTCGCGGCGCGCATGCGGGCCGTCGGGTCGGGCCGCATCGTGGTGTTCTCCTCGGTGGCCGGGGCCCGGGTGCGCCGGGCCAACTATGTCTACGGCTCGGCGAAGGCCGGTCTCGACGGGTTCGCCTCGGGCCTCGGCGACGCGCTGCACGGCACCGGGGTACACCTGCTGGTGGTGCGCCCCGGATTCGTGATCGGCCGGATGACCGAGGGCATGGATCCGGCGCCGCTGTCGAGCACCCCCGAGCAGGTCGCCGCGGCGACCGTCAAGGCGCTGGCCAAGGGCAAGACCTCGGTGTGGGTGCCGCGGGCGGTGGGCGTGCTGGGCTTCGCCGCGCGGTTCGTGCCGCGGCCGATCTGGCGGCGCATGCCGCGGTAG
- a CDS encoding F420-dependent biliverdin reductase, with amino-acid sequence MAHATTRLTNEALAFLTERHLAMLTTLRSDGSPHVVAVGFTFDPKTHIARVITNGGSQKAVNADRGGVAVLSQVDGARWLSLEGSAIVNTEPEAIRDAELRYAQRYRTPRVNPTRVVIEVNVERVLGSSQLLDRGE; translated from the coding sequence ATGGCGCACGCAACCACCCGGCTCACCAACGAGGCGTTGGCGTTCCTCACCGAACGCCATCTGGCCATGCTCACCACCCTGCGGTCCGACGGCTCCCCGCACGTGGTCGCGGTCGGATTCACCTTCGACCCCAAGACCCACATCGCCCGGGTCATCACCAACGGCGGCTCGCAGAAGGCCGTCAACGCCGACCGCGGCGGCGTCGCCGTGCTCAGCCAGGTCGACGGCGCGCGCTGGCTGTCGCTGGAGGGCTCGGCGATCGTCAACACCGAACCCGAGGCCATCCGCGACGCGGAGTTGCGCTACGCCCAGCGCTACCGCACGCCGCGGGTCAATCCCACCCGGGTGGTCATCGAGGTCAACGTCGAGCGGGTGCTGGGTTCCTCGCAGCTGCTCGACCGCGGGGAGTGA
- a CDS encoding Xaa-Pro peptidase family protein, which produces MTANRFDTSVYAHRLRAAAEATAAAGLAGLIITPGYDLRYLVGSRAQTFERLTALVLPVGREPTLVIPRLELASLKESAVPELGLAVKDWVDGQDPYDMVVNALGGDPVATAVTDSMPALHLLPLTERLDDLPVLATDVMRTLRMIKDPAEIDALRKAGAAIDRVHARVPEFLVPGRTEAEVAADIEKAIVAEGHSEAAFIIVGSGPHGADPHHEHSDRELRAGDVVVVDIGGPYEPGYNSDSTRTYSLGEPSAEVAQHYSVLQRAQRVAVETVRPGVTAEQVDAAAREVLVEAGLGEYFVHRTGHGIGLSVHEEPYIVAGNDLPLRPGMAFSVEPGIYFPGKWGARIEDIVVVTDDGAEPLNQRPHELLVVPV; this is translated from the coding sequence ATGACTGCCAACCGGTTCGACACCAGTGTCTACGCCCATCGCCTGCGCGCCGCGGCCGAGGCGACGGCGGCGGCCGGGCTGGCCGGCCTGATCATCACCCCCGGCTACGACCTGCGGTATCTGGTCGGGTCCCGGGCGCAGACCTTCGAACGGCTCACCGCCCTGGTGCTTCCCGTCGGCCGGGAACCGACCTTGGTGATCCCGCGCCTGGAGCTGGCGTCGCTGAAGGAGTCCGCGGTGCCGGAGTTGGGGTTGGCGGTCAAGGACTGGGTCGACGGGCAGGACCCCTACGACATGGTGGTCAACGCACTCGGTGGCGACCCGGTGGCCACCGCGGTGACCGATTCGATGCCCGCGCTGCACCTGCTGCCGCTGACCGAGCGCCTCGACGATCTACCGGTGCTGGCCACCGACGTGATGCGCACGCTGCGGATGATCAAGGACCCCGCCGAGATCGACGCGCTGCGCAAGGCGGGGGCCGCGATCGACCGGGTGCACGCCCGGGTTCCGGAGTTCCTGGTTCCCGGCCGCACCGAGGCCGAGGTGGCCGCCGACATCGAGAAAGCGATTGTCGCCGAAGGGCATTCGGAGGCCGCCTTCATCATCGTGGGGTCGGGGCCGCACGGCGCCGACCCGCACCACGAACATTCCGACCGCGAACTACGCGCCGGCGATGTCGTCGTCGTCGACATCGGCGGGCCGTACGAGCCCGGCTACAACTCGGACTCCACCCGCACCTACAGCCTCGGCGAGCCCAGTGCCGAAGTGGCCCAGCACTATTCGGTGCTCCAACGGGCGCAGCGGGTGGCCGTGGAGACGGTCCGCCCCGGCGTGACGGCCGAGCAGGTCGACGCGGCCGCGCGCGAGGTCCTGGTCGAGGCCGGGCTGGGGGAGTACTTCGTGCACCGCACCGGCCACGGCATCGGGTTGTCGGTGCACGAGGAGCCCTACATCGTGGCGGGCAACGATCTGCCGCTGCGCCCCGGCATGGCGTTCTCGGTGGAGCCCGGCATCTACTTCCCGGGCAAGTGGGGCGCGCGCATCGAGGACATCGTGGTGGTCACCGACGACGGGGCCGAACCGCTGAATCAGCGGCCGCACGAATTGCTGGTGGTCCCGGTCTGA